From a region of the Mycobacteroides saopaulense genome:
- the lysA gene encoding diaminopimelate decarboxylase, translating to MTLLDLLPSLHNVARPRVDPAVWPVTTHLDEQGRMCVGETVLSEIADQFRTPAYVLDEADFRHRARHYRSTLREIEVAYASKALLTADVARWVAQEGLSLDVCSSGELATALAGGFDPERIIMHGNAKTPDELSDAAAVGVGRIVVDSTTEIMFLATRLKKRQRVLVRVTPDIDIHGHSAVTTGVTDQKFGFPLHGEHASDAVRRVLDQPLLNLVGLHCHIGSQVTDCALYGETIRRMIAAMADIRAKHGVILGELNIGGGHGVPYRSGDPELDLAELADFIDDALDAACAAERFPRPRVVVEPGRAISARAGVTLYRVVSVKTQPGGRTFVAVDGGMSDNPRVSLYDAKYSVALANRHTSAPPQLVTVAGRHCESGDEIARDVNLPSDVRPGDVLAVACTGAYNHSMASSYNLVGRPPVLAVRDGRVRELVRRETIADLLSRDCGAR from the coding sequence ATGACACTTCTGGACCTCCTGCCGTCCTTACACAATGTGGCGCGGCCACGCGTCGACCCGGCCGTATGGCCGGTCACCACACACCTGGACGAGCAGGGCCGGATGTGCGTCGGAGAGACAGTGCTCTCGGAAATCGCGGACCAATTCCGCACTCCCGCCTATGTGCTTGACGAGGCGGACTTTCGCCACCGCGCCCGTCACTACCGCAGCACCCTGCGCGAGATCGAGGTGGCTTATGCCAGCAAGGCACTGCTGACGGCTGATGTCGCGCGCTGGGTGGCGCAGGAAGGCCTGTCCCTGGATGTCTGCTCCTCGGGCGAGCTGGCCACGGCACTCGCGGGTGGGTTCGATCCGGAACGAATCATCATGCACGGCAACGCCAAGACCCCCGACGAGCTGAGCGACGCCGCTGCGGTCGGCGTGGGCCGGATCGTGGTGGATTCCACTACCGAGATCATGTTCCTGGCGACTCGGCTCAAGAAACGTCAGCGTGTGCTGGTGCGCGTGACCCCCGATATCGACATCCACGGACACTCCGCGGTGACGACGGGTGTCACGGACCAGAAGTTCGGATTTCCACTGCACGGTGAGCACGCCTCCGACGCCGTCCGCCGCGTGCTGGACCAGCCGCTGCTGAACTTGGTGGGCCTGCACTGCCACATCGGCTCGCAGGTGACCGATTGTGCGCTCTACGGCGAGACCATCCGCCGGATGATCGCCGCGATGGCCGATATCCGGGCCAAGCACGGCGTGATCCTCGGCGAGCTCAACATCGGCGGCGGTCACGGCGTTCCCTACCGTTCGGGTGACCCCGAGCTCGACCTGGCCGAGCTGGCCGATTTCATCGACGATGCCCTGGACGCCGCCTGCGCGGCCGAGCGCTTCCCGCGTCCGCGCGTCGTGGTGGAGCCCGGCCGTGCCATTTCCGCACGCGCCGGGGTGACGCTCTATCGCGTGGTGTCGGTCAAGACCCAGCCCGGCGGGCGCACCTTCGTGGCCGTCGACGGCGGCATGAGCGACAACCCCCGCGTATCTCTCTACGACGCGAAATACAGTGTCGCGCTGGCGAACCGACACACCTCGGCCCCGCCTCAACTGGTGACGGTGGCCGGACGACACTGCGAATCCGGCGACGAGATCGCCCGGGACGTGAACCTGCCCTCGGATGTACGCCCGGGCGATGTGCTGGCCGTTGCGTGCACTGGCGCCTACAACCACAGCATGGCCTCGTCCTACAACCTGGTGGGACGTCCCCCGGTACTCGCGGTGCGCGACGGACGAGTACGCGAACTGGTACGCCGCGAGACGATCGCCGATCTACTCTCGCGGGACTGTGGCGCGCGTTAG
- the mfd gene encoding transcription-repair coupling factor — translation MTVTAPPLAGVIRTALRDPAFDVLAPAIAAKTGVDLTAPTCARAFVVAGMADAGDAPVLVVTATTREAQDLAAELRDVYGDAVTLLPSWETLPHERLSPGVDTVGARLQVLHRLAHPEDSRMGPALRVVVTTVRSLLQPMSPELFDLEPVELTVGAELEFDGLIARLVELAYTRVDMVAGRGEFAVRGGILDVFSPTADHPVRVEFWGDEVSEMRYFAVADQRSIPELEVTSVLAMPCRELLLTDQVRARAAELASAAGVSGSTEGEHRLGAGVGEMLAKLADGMCVDGMESLLPVLHSGELTMLVDHLPDNAPVLVCDPEKVRTRAADLERTGREFLEASWSVAAIGADAPIDVAALADSGFRELGDVKRTAGEAGHPWWSLSPLSMDDDQAVGLAVRPSPSSRGHKEGAAEIFAMLRAHVMTGGRAVVVAAGAGTTHRIIEQLAETETPATLLEPGAEPVEGVVGVLRGHLTDGVVLPGANIVIVTETDLTGSRVAATDGKRLPAKRRNQVDPLALTAGDLVVHDQHGIGRFVEMVERTVGGARREYLVLEYASSKRGAAAGGQSDRLYVPMDSLDQLSRYVGGESPGLSRLGGSDWTNTKTKARKAVREIAGELVALYAARQAAPGHAFAPDTPWQREMEDAFGFVETVDQMTAITEVKSDMEKPVPMDRVVCGDVGYGKTEIAVRAAFKAVQDGKQVAVLVPTTLLADQHLQTFTDRTAGFPVKVAGLSRFTDSTTSKLVVEGMADGSVDIVIGTHRLLQTGVRWKDLGLVIVDEEQRFGVEHKEHIKALRTHVDVLTMSATPIPRTLEMSLAGIREMSTILTPPEERYPVLTYVGPHDDKQVAAALRRELLRDGQAFYVHNRVSSIDRAAARIRELVPEARVVVAHGQMPEEMLERTVQGFWNREYDILVCTTIIETGLDISNANTLIVERADIFGLSQLHQLRGRVGRSRERGYAYFLYSPEVPLTETAYDRLSTIAQNNDLGAGMAVAMKDLEIRGAGNVLGVEQSGHVAGVGFDLYVRLVGEAVEAYRAAADGKTVQTPEAASSSEVRIDLPVDAHLPTDYIGSDRLRLEAYRRLAAAADTAQIGAAVEELTDRYGPLPLPVQRLVAVASLRLLCREMGITDLSVVGTNIRIQPLPLLDSAQLRLKRLHPAAQYRATTSVVQVPIPRSGDGGVGSDRIRDLELVHMIVDLLLALSGRPAGSVDITPVEVSK, via the coding sequence ATGACTGTGACTGCCCCGCCTCTCGCCGGGGTGATCCGGACAGCTTTGCGGGATCCCGCATTCGATGTGCTTGCCCCGGCCATTGCCGCCAAGACCGGCGTTGATCTGACCGCGCCGACCTGCGCCCGTGCCTTCGTCGTGGCGGGTATGGCCGATGCGGGCGATGCACCCGTATTGGTTGTGACGGCCACCACCCGCGAGGCCCAGGACCTCGCCGCCGAACTGCGTGACGTGTACGGCGACGCGGTGACCCTGCTGCCCTCCTGGGAGACGCTCCCGCACGAACGGTTGTCACCCGGAGTAGACACCGTCGGTGCGCGACTGCAGGTGCTGCACCGGTTGGCGCACCCGGAGGATTCCCGGATGGGGCCGGCGCTGCGTGTGGTGGTGACCACCGTGCGCTCGCTGTTGCAGCCGATGTCCCCGGAGCTGTTCGATCTGGAGCCGGTGGAGCTCACGGTCGGGGCCGAGCTGGAATTCGACGGGTTGATCGCGCGCCTGGTCGAGCTCGCCTACACCCGGGTGGACATGGTGGCCGGACGTGGCGAGTTCGCGGTGCGCGGGGGCATTCTCGATGTCTTCAGTCCCACCGCAGACCATCCGGTGCGTGTCGAGTTCTGGGGCGACGAGGTCAGCGAGATGCGCTACTTTGCCGTCGCCGATCAGCGATCGATTCCCGAGCTGGAGGTCACCTCCGTACTCGCGATGCCCTGTCGTGAACTGCTGCTGACTGACCAGGTGCGCGCCCGTGCGGCCGAACTTGCCTCGGCGGCCGGAGTTTCCGGCAGCACGGAAGGCGAGCACCGCCTCGGCGCCGGGGTGGGGGAGATGCTGGCCAAGCTGGCCGACGGTATGTGCGTCGACGGAATGGAATCGCTACTGCCCGTGCTGCATTCGGGCGAGCTCACCATGCTGGTCGACCATCTGCCCGATAACGCGCCCGTGCTGGTCTGCGACCCCGAGAAGGTGCGGACCCGTGCCGCGGACCTGGAGCGCACCGGCAGGGAGTTTCTCGAGGCGTCGTGGTCGGTCGCGGCGATCGGTGCCGATGCGCCCATCGATGTTGCCGCGCTGGCCGATTCGGGATTCCGTGAACTCGGCGACGTCAAGCGCACGGCCGGTGAGGCCGGGCATCCGTGGTGGTCACTGAGCCCGTTGAGCATGGACGACGACCAGGCGGTCGGCCTGGCGGTGCGGCCGTCTCCGTCCTCGCGTGGCCACAAGGAGGGCGCGGCGGAGATCTTCGCGATGTTGCGTGCCCACGTGATGACGGGCGGACGTGCCGTGGTGGTGGCGGCCGGAGCCGGTACCACCCATCGGATCATCGAGCAGCTGGCCGAAACCGAAACCCCGGCAACACTGCTGGAGCCTGGCGCGGAGCCGGTCGAGGGTGTGGTCGGCGTGCTGCGCGGACACCTCACCGACGGTGTGGTGCTGCCGGGGGCCAACATCGTCATCGTCACCGAGACCGACCTCACCGGCAGCCGGGTCGCTGCCACCGACGGCAAGCGGCTCCCGGCCAAGCGCCGCAACCAGGTTGATCCACTGGCCCTGACCGCCGGCGATCTCGTCGTGCACGACCAGCACGGCATCGGACGGTTTGTGGAGATGGTGGAACGCACCGTGGGCGGTGCCCGCCGCGAATACCTGGTGCTGGAGTACGCGTCGAGCAAGCGCGGCGCTGCCGCCGGCGGGCAGAGCGATCGTCTCTATGTGCCGATGGACTCCCTGGATCAGCTGTCCCGGTATGTGGGCGGCGAATCTCCCGGGCTGAGCCGTCTCGGCGGCAGCGACTGGACCAACACGAAGACCAAGGCACGCAAAGCTGTTCGTGAGATTGCCGGTGAGCTTGTCGCGCTGTACGCCGCGCGCCAGGCCGCGCCCGGGCACGCCTTCGCGCCGGACACCCCATGGCAGCGGGAGATGGAAGACGCCTTCGGGTTCGTCGAGACCGTGGACCAGATGACCGCCATCACCGAGGTGAAATCCGATATGGAGAAACCGGTTCCGATGGACCGGGTGGTGTGCGGCGACGTGGGCTACGGCAAGACCGAGATCGCGGTGCGTGCGGCGTTCAAGGCCGTCCAGGACGGCAAGCAGGTCGCGGTGCTGGTGCCCACCACGCTGCTGGCCGACCAACACCTGCAGACGTTCACCGATCGCACCGCAGGCTTCCCGGTCAAGGTGGCCGGTCTCTCGCGCTTCACCGATTCGACCACCTCGAAGCTGGTTGTCGAGGGAATGGCCGATGGCTCAGTCGATATCGTCATCGGCACGCACCGGCTGCTGCAGACCGGCGTGCGCTGGAAGGACCTCGGGCTGGTGATCGTCGACGAGGAGCAGCGCTTCGGCGTCGAGCACAAGGAGCACATCAAGGCACTGCGCACCCACGTGGACGTTCTCACCATGAGCGCGACCCCCATTCCGCGCACCCTGGAGATGAGCCTGGCCGGCATCCGTGAGATGTCGACGATCTTGACTCCCCCCGAGGAGCGCTACCCCGTGCTCACCTACGTGGGCCCGCACGACGACAAACAGGTGGCGGCGGCTCTGCGGCGCGAATTGTTGCGCGATGGTCAGGCCTTCTACGTGCACAACCGGGTGAGCAGCATCGACCGGGCAGCCGCGCGAATACGCGAACTGGTCCCCGAGGCCAGAGTCGTTGTGGCACACGGTCAAATGCCTGAGGAGATGCTGGAGCGCACCGTCCAGGGATTCTGGAACCGGGAGTACGACATCCTGGTGTGCACCACCATCATCGAGACCGGCCTGGACATCTCGAACGCCAACACGCTGATTGTGGAGCGGGCCGACATCTTCGGGCTGTCGCAGCTGCATCAGCTGCGCGGTCGTGTCGGCCGCAGTCGCGAACGCGGATACGCCTACTTTCTGTACTCGCCCGAGGTGCCGCTCACCGAGACCGCCTACGACAGGCTTTCGACCATCGCGCAGAACAATGATCTGGGTGCCGGTATGGCGGTGGCCATGAAGGATCTCGAAATCCGCGGCGCGGGCAACGTGCTCGGCGTCGAGCAGTCCGGTCACGTCGCCGGGGTGGGCTTCGATCTGTACGTGCGACTGGTCGGGGAGGCCGTCGAGGCATACCGCGCCGCCGCAGACGGGAAGACCGTGCAGACTCCGGAGGCTGCGTCTTCTTCGGAGGTGCGCATCGATCTGCCGGTCGACGCGCATCTGCCCACGGACTACATCGGCAGCGACCGATTGCGGCTCGAGGCATACCGCCGTCTCGCGGCCGCTGCGGACACCGCACAGATCGGTGCGGCCGTGGAGGAGCTCACCGACCGTTATGGGCCGCTGCCCCTTCCGGTGCAGCGATTGGTCGCCGTCGCCTCGCTGCGGTTGCTGTGCCGCGAGATGGGTATCACCGATCTTTCGGTGGTCGGCACCAACATCCGAATACAGCCGTTGCCACTTCTGGACTCGGCGCAGTTGCGGCTGAAGCGTTTGCACCCGGCCGCTCAGTATCGCGCGACGACTTCCGTTGTGCAGGTTCCTATCCCGCGCTCCGGCGATGGCGGTGTGGGCTCGGACCGGATTCGCGATTTGGAGCTCGTGCACATGATCGTCGATCTGCTGCTTGCATTGTCGGGGCGCCCCGCGGGCAGTGTTGATATAACACCAGTGGAGGTGAGCAAATGA
- a CDS encoding nucleoside triphosphate pyrophosphohydrolase → MTVILVDPRHPSMVPVEAVGLLAGDLQYTEELPVRLAWTLSTARPVYIGEDAPALLSSDRDHPEVRARIQAGAKVIEPPARQGEKLIDAVAVMDRLRTNGPWESTQTHDSLRRYLLEETYELFDAVRTGDADELREELGDVLLQVLFHARIAEDAPEHPFNIDDVAETLLKKLGNRIPVILGAGGDSTSISLEEQLAQWEERKAQEKDRDSCLDGVSSSQPALALAQKVLGRATAAGLPRELIPAQLLSVTIDLDGDAENLLRADVLEFMDTIRRAEKSILAARSGADNASGLASADLRDVDAGEWREHWLKNPVEEPAGENSEAPAER, encoded by the coding sequence ATGACCGTCATACTCGTCGACCCCCGCCATCCGTCCATGGTTCCGGTCGAGGCAGTCGGTTTGCTCGCCGGCGATCTGCAATACACCGAGGAACTCCCGGTCCGGCTGGCGTGGACGCTGTCGACCGCGCGTCCGGTGTACATCGGGGAGGATGCGCCCGCGCTGCTGTCCTCGGACCGCGACCACCCGGAGGTGCGGGCGCGAATCCAGGCAGGAGCCAAGGTCATCGAACCGCCCGCGCGTCAGGGTGAAAAGCTCATCGACGCGGTGGCAGTGATGGACAGGCTGCGGACCAACGGCCCGTGGGAGAGCACCCAGACCCACGATTCGTTGCGGCGCTACCTGCTCGAAGAGACCTACGAGCTGTTCGACGCCGTGCGCACCGGTGACGCCGACGAGTTGCGTGAAGAGCTGGGCGATGTGCTGCTGCAGGTGCTCTTCCACGCCCGCATCGCCGAGGACGCCCCGGAGCACCCGTTCAACATCGACGATGTGGCCGAGACGCTGCTGAAGAAGCTGGGCAACCGCATCCCGGTGATCTTGGGTGCCGGTGGCGACTCCACTTCGATCTCGCTGGAAGAGCAACTGGCGCAATGGGAAGAGCGCAAGGCGCAGGAGAAGGATCGCGACTCCTGCCTGGACGGCGTCTCCAGCAGCCAGCCCGCGCTGGCGTTGGCGCAGAAGGTGCTCGGCCGGGCGACGGCCGCGGGCCTGCCCAGGGAGCTGATCCCCGCGCAGCTGTTGTCGGTCACCATAGACCTCGATGGTGACGCCGAGAATCTCTTGCGCGCAGATGTTTTGGAATTCATGGACACGATCCGGCGCGCCGAGAAGAGCATCTTGGCCGCACGTTCTGGAGCGGACAACGCCTCCGGCTTGGCCAGTGCCGATCTGCGTGATGTGGATGCCGGAGAATGGCGCGAGCACTGGCTGAAGAATCCGGTTGAGGAGCCTGCTGGGGAGAACTCCGAGGCACCCGCCGAGCGCTAG
- the efeU gene encoding iron uptake transporter permease EfeU — MVLSDAVPNLLIGLREGLEAGLVVSILLAAVHRSPLAAERRRVTAPVWLGVLGALAVSASFAAVLTSTTGSLGAHGQDIVGGLLSILAVGLVTAMIFWMSRTAANLSGELSGKVEHALILGAGALALTAFLAVAREGLETTLFFWTAAKAAGETAGPVIGGAIGLAIAVALCWLLYRRAVKLNLKVFFTRTALILIVIAAGILAYGIGDLQTAGWLPGRSWYAFDLSQHISADSWWVTIITGITQLTPRMTVLQVLAWVGYLIAVIPAFLRASRQARPAAAAPEPDAEPSAFARLIGRRPIVVAAAIVVVPAVVAAGVIAILPSASPDADTRVTVTAAGCADDWKSAGVGVQTFSVVNKSGKTGEINLVDASNGVVGEIETLGPSTSATLTATLSDGTYKFVCLMAGEPARYSAIQQVSGKSVPGAPQPVVRVTKDDLTAPMASYQRYADNLLGMLGAQVRVLRGDLVSGNAEAAKNDWLPTILTWNRIGAAYGSFKDYGDAIAGLPHGLPGGVNDPDFKGLRRLEYGLWHGQPPSALVPVADELVATIDKLRANLADVMTEPADQTKRPHEILEDTLRFQLMGYTNQGAGTEYPEAAAAVEATRAVLEQFSVLINPRAPKLLTQINSQLDVLDGTLKATQQGGHWRPLAQVPLSGRQAVDAALGHVLETLASVPLLIELPPSR; from the coding sequence GTGGTGTTATCGGATGCCGTCCCCAACCTGCTGATCGGCCTGAGAGAAGGCCTCGAAGCAGGGCTTGTGGTCAGCATCCTGCTTGCCGCTGTGCACCGCTCGCCGCTGGCGGCCGAACGGCGCCGCGTCACCGCCCCGGTCTGGCTGGGAGTGCTCGGTGCGCTGGCGGTGTCGGCCAGCTTCGCGGCGGTGCTCACCTCCACCACCGGCTCGCTGGGCGCACACGGCCAGGACATCGTGGGTGGCCTGTTGAGCATCCTTGCCGTCGGATTGGTCACCGCGATGATCTTCTGGATGTCGCGCACGGCCGCCAACTTGTCCGGGGAGTTGTCCGGCAAGGTCGAGCACGCCCTGATTCTCGGTGCGGGTGCGCTGGCGTTGACCGCGTTCCTGGCGGTGGCCCGTGAGGGGCTGGAGACCACGCTGTTCTTCTGGACCGCCGCGAAGGCGGCGGGGGAGACCGCCGGACCGGTGATCGGCGGGGCCATCGGGCTCGCGATCGCGGTGGCGTTGTGCTGGCTGCTGTACCGCCGCGCCGTCAAGCTCAACCTCAAGGTGTTCTTCACACGTACCGCGCTGATACTCATCGTGATCGCGGCGGGCATCCTGGCCTACGGAATCGGAGATTTACAGACGGCGGGTTGGCTGCCCGGGCGATCCTGGTACGCATTCGATCTGAGCCAACACATTTCGGCGGACTCCTGGTGGGTCACCATCATCACCGGCATCACTCAGCTCACCCCGCGCATGACCGTGCTGCAGGTGCTGGCCTGGGTCGGGTACCTGATCGCGGTGATCCCCGCGTTCCTGCGCGCATCACGCCAGGCCCGTCCGGCCGCCGCCGCACCCGAACCGGACGCTGAACCTTCGGCATTCGCCCGGCTGATCGGTCGGCGGCCGATCGTGGTGGCCGCCGCCATCGTGGTGGTGCCGGCCGTGGTGGCCGCCGGGGTCATCGCGATTCTGCCGTCGGCCAGTCCCGATGCCGATACGCGCGTCACGGTGACCGCCGCGGGGTGCGCAGACGACTGGAAGTCCGCCGGGGTCGGGGTGCAGACATTCTCTGTCGTCAACAAGTCGGGCAAGACCGGCGAGATCAACCTGGTGGATGCGAGCAATGGGGTGGTGGGTGAGATCGAGACCCTCGGACCGTCCACCAGTGCCACCTTGACGGCGACGCTGTCGGACGGCACGTACAAGTTCGTCTGTCTGATGGCCGGGGAACCTGCCAGATATTCGGCGATCCAGCAGGTAAGCGGGAAGTCCGTGCCCGGCGCACCGCAGCCCGTCGTGCGGGTGACCAAGGACGACCTCACGGCGCCCATGGCGTCTTACCAGCGCTACGCCGACAATCTCCTGGGGATGCTGGGGGCGCAGGTACGGGTTCTTCGCGGCGACCTGGTTTCGGGCAATGCCGAAGCGGCCAAGAATGATTGGCTGCCGACGATCCTGACGTGGAATCGAATCGGCGCTGCCTACGGCAGTTTCAAGGACTACGGTGATGCCATCGCCGGGCTTCCGCATGGGCTGCCCGGAGGCGTGAACGATCCCGATTTCAAGGGCCTGCGCCGTCTGGAATACGGGCTGTGGCACGGGCAGCCGCCGTCGGCATTGGTGCCGGTGGCCGACGAATTGGTGGCCACCATCGACAAGCTGCGGGCCAACCTTGCCGATGTGATGACCGAACCGGCCGACCAGACCAAGCGTCCGCACGAAATCCTGGAGGACACCCTGCGGTTTCAGCTGATGGGTTACACCAACCAGGGAGCCGGCACGGAGTACCCGGAGGCCGCGGCAGCCGTCGAGGCCACTCGTGCGGTGCTGGAGCAGTTCTCCGTGCTGATCAACCCGCGTGCACCAAAGTTGTTGACGCAAATCAATTCCCAGCTCGATGTGCTTGACGGCACGCTCAAGGCGACGCAGCAGGGCGGGCACTGGCGTCCGCTGGCGCAGGTGCCACTGAGTGGTCGTCAGGCGGTCGATGCCGCGTTGGGGCACGTGCTCGAGACGCTCGCCTCGGTGCCGCTGCTGATCGAACTTCCGCCGAGCCGTTGA
- the efeB gene encoding iron uptake transporter deferrochelatase/peroxidase subunit, with amino-acid sequence MDVNRRSFIRGAAIGAAGTAVTGAVLAKGAEVDANAAAVAVPPSRYPFHGAKQSGILTPAPAEKQNFACHVAFDVTSQTKDALAGVLRKLTERARFLCTGGTPPELGVGQPPADSAVVGPVVEADGLTVTVAVGSSLFDTRFGLAERKPAKLKPMTVFPNDFPDPAWSHGDLLVQLCAHNPDTVHHALRDITRAVRGHLQMRWRIEGYNSPPRPSGTGRNLLGFKDGTANPVSSDAEKLIWVGDGEPAWTADGTYMVVRLIRMLVEFWDRVSINEQERMFGRRRDSGAPLDGNNEFDNPNYTTDPEGQTIPLDAHIRLANPRTAETDNQRLVRRSYNYDLGVEPNGNMQSGHVFVCFQQDLERQFETVQNRLNDEPLVDYVQPFGGGYFFALPGVTDENDWYGRALLG; translated from the coding sequence ATGGATGTCAACCGCAGGAGTTTCATACGGGGCGCCGCCATCGGTGCCGCCGGCACGGCCGTGACGGGCGCGGTGCTTGCCAAGGGAGCCGAGGTCGATGCGAACGCCGCAGCGGTGGCCGTGCCCCCGAGTCGATACCCGTTCCACGGGGCCAAACAATCGGGAATCCTCACCCCTGCCCCGGCCGAGAAGCAGAATTTCGCGTGCCACGTGGCTTTCGATGTGACGTCGCAGACCAAGGATGCGTTGGCGGGCGTCTTGCGGAAGCTGACCGAACGGGCACGGTTTCTCTGCACGGGCGGCACGCCGCCCGAACTCGGTGTGGGGCAACCGCCGGCCGACAGTGCGGTGGTCGGTCCGGTGGTCGAGGCCGACGGGCTCACGGTGACGGTTGCCGTCGGGTCGAGTCTCTTCGACACCAGATTCGGCCTGGCCGAGCGCAAGCCCGCCAAACTGAAGCCCATGACCGTGTTCCCCAACGATTTTCCGGACCCGGCCTGGTCGCACGGGGATCTGTTGGTTCAGTTGTGTGCGCACAACCCGGATACGGTGCATCACGCCCTGCGCGACATCACTCGCGCGGTGCGCGGGCATCTGCAGATGCGGTGGCGTATAGAGGGGTACAACTCACCTCCGCGCCCGTCCGGAACGGGCCGAAACCTCTTGGGGTTCAAGGACGGTACCGCGAACCCGGTGTCAAGCGATGCCGAAAAGCTGATCTGGGTGGGCGATGGCGAACCCGCCTGGACCGCGGACGGCACCTACATGGTGGTGCGCCTCATCCGGATGCTGGTCGAGTTCTGGGACCGTGTGTCCATCAACGAACAGGAACGGATGTTCGGCCGGCGCCGCGACAGTGGTGCGCCGTTGGACGGCAACAATGAATTCGATAACCCCAACTACACGACTGATCCTGAAGGACAGACCATTCCGTTGGACGCACACATCCGGCTGGCCAATCCGCGCACTGCGGAAACCGACAACCAGCGGCTGGTCCGGCGTTCCTACAACTACGACCTGGGCGTGGAACCGAACGGGAACATGCAGTCGGGACATGTCTTCGTGTGTTTCCAGCAGGACCTCGAGCGCCAGTTCGAAACCGTGCAGAACCGGTTGAACGACGAGCCCCTCGTGGACTATGTGCAGCCGTTCGGTGGCGGGTACTTTTTCGCCTTACCGGGCGTCACCGATGAGAACGACTGGTACGGAAGGGCCTTGCTCGGCTAG
- the efeB gene encoding iron uptake transporter deferrochelatase/peroxidase subunit, which yields MSSPAGSGINRRKLLGAAGVTAAVAGAAGAGVLGGRASAASTGPVNTKVPFRGEHQAGIVTPAQDRMHFCAFDVMPNATRGEVQAMLRQWTEMAERMTQGQETTPGGAVDGNPYAPPTDTGEALDLAASALTLTIGFGPSFFRKDGVDRFGIADKLPAPLQELPKFRNEKLDPARCGGDICIQACADDPQVAVHAIRNLARVGFGTVAVKWSQLGFGRTSSTSRSQVTPRNLFGFKDGTRNIKAEDTGKVEASVWVGKGDNPEWMTGGTYLVARRIRMLIESWDRTVLNEQERVIGRTKGSGAPIGQTDEFAPIAFTGDKPDGEPLLDVDAHVRLASAEELGGIEILRRGYNFTDGSDGFGHLDAGLFFIAFVRNPQTQFIPMQRKLATEDALNEYILHTGSALFACPPGLGPKEYWGQALFG from the coding sequence GTGTCATCGCCAGCCGGTAGTGGAATCAACCGCCGCAAGCTGCTGGGCGCGGCGGGGGTCACCGCCGCCGTCGCCGGGGCGGCCGGGGCAGGAGTGTTGGGCGGCCGTGCGAGCGCGGCCAGCACCGGTCCGGTAAACACCAAGGTCCCGTTCCGCGGCGAGCACCAGGCCGGGATCGTCACCCCGGCTCAGGACCGGATGCACTTCTGCGCCTTCGACGTGATGCCCAACGCCACCCGCGGCGAGGTTCAGGCCATGCTGCGCCAGTGGACCGAGATGGCCGAACGCATGACCCAGGGCCAGGAGACCACACCGGGCGGTGCAGTGGACGGCAATCCCTATGCCCCGCCAACGGATACGGGCGAGGCGCTCGACCTCGCCGCCTCCGCGCTGACGCTGACGATCGGCTTCGGCCCGTCCTTCTTCCGCAAGGACGGCGTGGACCGGTTCGGTATCGCCGACAAGCTGCCGGCACCGCTGCAGGAGCTGCCGAAATTCCGCAACGAGAAGCTTGACCCCGCGCGCTGCGGCGGCGACATCTGCATCCAGGCCTGCGCCGACGACCCACAGGTCGCAGTGCACGCGATCCGCAATCTTGCCCGGGTGGGTTTCGGCACCGTCGCGGTCAAGTGGTCACAGCTGGGCTTCGGCCGCACCTCGTCCACCAGCCGATCGCAGGTGACCCCGCGAAACCTGTTCGGCTTCAAGGACGGAACCCGCAACATCAAGGCCGAGGACACCGGCAAGGTCGAGGCCAGTGTCTGGGTGGGCAAGGGCGACAATCCCGAATGGATGACCGGCGGCACCTACCTGGTGGCGCGGCGCATCCGGATGCTGATCGAGAGCTGGGATCGCACGGTACTCAACGAGCAGGAACGAGTCATCGGGCGTACCAAAGGATCCGGCGCGCCGATCGGTCAGACCGACGAGTTCGCGCCCATTGCCTTCACCGGCGACAAGCCGGACGGCGAACCGCTGCTGGACGTGGACGCGCACGTGCGGCTGGCCTCCGCCGAGGAGCTGGGCGGCATCGAGATCCTGCGCCGCGGTTACAACTTCACCGACGGCTCGGACGGTTTCGGGCATCTGGACGCGGGACTGTTCTTCATCGCCTTCGTGCGCAATCCACAGACCCAGTTCATTCCCATGCAGCGCAAGCTGGCCACCGAGGATGCTCTCAACGAGTACATCCTGCACACCGGGTCGGCCCTCTTCGCCTGCCCGCCGGGCCTGGGCCCCAAGGAATACTGGGGCCAGGCACTCTTCGGCTAG